A window from Triticum aestivum cultivar Chinese Spring chromosome 6D, IWGSC CS RefSeq v2.1, whole genome shotgun sequence encodes these proteins:
- the LOC123141316 gene encoding peptidyl-prolyl cis-trans isomerase FKBP17-1, chloroplastic, with translation MVSPSVSAVAAAVPPPPAKTKPVTLATAPPLTATRRHLLLASAASALPTAAASAAASRFTEIPSSGGVKALELREGSGEVPVDGDQVAIHYYGRLAAKQGWRFDSTYDHKDATGDPIPFVFTIGSGKVIPGIEAAVKSMRVGGLRRVVIPPTQGYQNTSQEPIPPNFFDRQRLFTTIFNPTRLANGEGSTLGTVIFDIELISIRQHT, from the exons ATGGTCAGCCCTTCCGTCTCCGCGGTggccgccgccgtgccgccgcctcCCGCGAAAACAAAACCCGTGACCCTAGCTACAGCACCACCTCTGACGGCCACTAGAAGGCACCTCCTCCTGGCCTCCGCCGCATCCGCACTCCCCacagccgccgcctccgccgcggcctctcGATTCACCGAGATCCCTAGCTCCGGCGGCGTGAAGGCCCTAGAGCTCCGGGAGGGTTCCGGCGAGGTCCCGGTCGACGGAGACCAG GTTGCAATTCACTACTATGGGAGGCTGGCTGCGAAGCAAGGATGGCGCTTCGACTCAACCTATGATCACAAGGACGCGACCGGTGATCCGATACCTTTTGTCTTTACCATCGGGTCTGGAAAG GTTATACCTGGTATTGAAGCAGCAGTGAAGTCCATGAGAGTCGGTGGTCTTCGCCGTGTGGTCATTCCGCCAACACAGGGATACCAAAACACATCACAGGAACCAATTCCTCCTAAT TTCTTTGATCGGCAGAGATTATTTACTACTATATTCAACCCGACACGCCTTGCAAATGGCGAGGGTTCCACTCTTGGTACTGTCATCTTCGACATCGAGCTGATCAGCATAAGGCAGCATACATGA